One Oncorhynchus clarkii lewisi isolate Uvic-CL-2024 chromosome 28, UVic_Ocla_1.0, whole genome shotgun sequence genomic region harbors:
- the LOC139387600 gene encoding phosducin-like, giving the protein MSSPTPAEDEVPAIQTGPKGVINDWRKFKCEDQDTPPSKKALLRQISNPQSDDVHDRLNRKMSVQEYEMIAEEDEKGLRKYRKQCMKEMHERFSFGPTFDSVVELDNGEAFLEVIEKEHRLTLVVVHIYKDGVKGCEALNSCLDCLATEYPSIKFCRIEAAATGASERFSDDVLPAMLVYKAGELLGNFLSMTQHLSEEFFAADIEAFLNEYGLLPEKEFVACPDDEEEAGVEVE; this is encoded by the exons ATGTCAAGCCCAACACCAGCTGAAGATGAGGTGCCAGCAATCCAAACAG GCCCCAAGGGTGTAATCAATGACTGGAGGAAGTTCAAGTGTGAGGACCAGGACACCCCTCCAAGCAAGAAGGCGCTCCTCAGACAGATATCCAACCCCCAGAGCGATGACGTCCACGACAGACTCAACCGCAAG ATGAGTGTCCAGGAGTACGAGATGATCgcagaggaggatgagaagggCCTGCGAAAGTACCGCAAGCAGTGCATGAAGGAGATGCACGAGCGATTCAGCTTTGGGCCGACGTTTGACAGCGTGGTGGAGCTGGACAATGGCGAGGCCTTCCTGGAGGTCATTGAGAAGGAGCACCGGCTCACCCTGGTAGTCGTCCACATCTACAAGGACGGAGTCAAGGGTTGCGAGGCGCTCAACTCCTGCCTAGATTGCCTGGCCACCGAGTACCCCAGCATCAAGTTCTGCCGCATCGAGGCGGCCGCAACGGGTGCAAGCGAGCGCTTCTCAGATGACGTGCTGCCCGCCATGCTGGTTTACAAGGCAGGCGAGCTACTAGGAAACTTCCTGTCCATGACACAGCACCTCAGCGAGGAGTTCTTCGCCGCCGATATCGAGGCGTTCCTCAATGAATACGGCCTCCTGCCCGAGAAGGAGTTTGTGGCATGTcctgatgatgaggaggaggcagGTGTTGAGGTGGAGTAA
- the LOC139387599 gene encoding protein odr-4 homolog: protein MGRGYIVEDVVEKYLSNLSVPGTSCVTGLLIGQSSSQRDFVVLAVRTPQKDTEGQGSPSVSRGAGNSLEHLDVEWVTEHARQVSRMLTGGMSVIGVFLVTPPELSKEAQNTLRRLIFAVDKHISKGRLWSLTEEDVTEKVTLHICSKTRKVVCRTYDVRDPKSSAKPADWKYQSGVCTSWPLLTCSVGLNLVFPVLEMHVLPQDMEKCMKEGLQTWAKQIEDGLCLINGDAMPGEVELLGGQKKNAKAVQQTFRAQILIPMAEPQSERRLTASVKVCSGSLTLKGMVQCRAYLHSNKPRAKHATEVIKRDVINTVSSRVEMFLEDLLMEGEDKGSVGVQQVLPRRVFAPVPGMSLCVCDYMFPDECVSDVSDRLKEMLDWETPEDSIDTSQEAVPEAPTIDLKNTVVQKNLKAKSTLDARSKTPSEDPTEAHKSHKTYYAGVAMAAAIALLATGTSLIYLSD, encoded by the exons ATGGGCAGAGGCTACATAGTGGAGGATGTGGTGGAGAAATATCTGTCCAATCTCAGTGTACCAGGTACATCTTGTGTCACAGGACTTCTCATTGGCCAG AGTTCGTCCCAGAGAGACTTTGTGGTGCTGGCTGTGAGGACACCTCAGAAGGACACAGAGGGACAGGGGTCTCCGTCGGTCAGCAGGGGAGCTGGGAACTCACTGGAACACCTGGACGTGGAGTGGGTCACCGAGCATGCCAGACAG GTCTCCCGGATGTTAACGGGAGGTATGTCAGTTATTGGTGTGTTTCTTGTCACCCCACCTGAGCTGTCGAAAGAGGCTCAAAATACATTGAGACGG TTGATCTTTGCTGTGGACAAGCATATATCCAAGGGACGGCTTTGGAGTCTAACAGAGGAGGACGTAACAGAGAAGGTCACACTTCACATCTGCTCCAAAACCAGGAA AGTCGTTTGCAGAACATATGATGTTCGAGATCCCAAG AGTTCTGCCAAGCCTGCTGATTGGAAGTACCAGTCGGGGGTGTGTACTTCCTGGCCATTGTTGACATGCTCAGTGGGACTGAACCTGGTGTTCCCTGTGTTAGAGATGCATGTCTTACCACAGGACATGGAAAAGTGTATGAAG GAGGGACTTCAAACATGGGCGAAGCAGATTGAAGATGGGCTTTGCCTCATCAATGGCGACGCGATGCCTGGCGAGGTGGAGCTACTGGGGGGGCAG AAAAAGAATGCAAAGGCTGTTCAGCAGACGTTTCGAGCCCAGATCCTCATCCCGATG GCGGAACCCCAATCAGAGCGGAGGTTGACGGCGTCTGTGAAGGTGTGCAGTGGGTCTCTCACCCTGAAGGGAATGGTGCAGTGCAGGGCCTACCTCCACAGCAACAAACCCAGAGCCAAGCACGCTACAGAG GTCATCAAGAGAGATGTCATCAACACGGTCTCTAGCAGAGTGGAGATGTTCCTGGAAGATCTTTTAATGGAGGGAGAGGACAAAG GGTCAGTCGGTGTACAGCAGGTGCTCCCTCGCAGAGTGTTTGCCCCCGTGCCCGGaatgagcctgtgtgtgtgtgactacatgTTCCCTGACGAGTGTGTGTCCGATGTGAGTGACCGTCTCAAAGAGATGCTGGACTGGGAGACGCCCGAGGACAGCATAGACACCTCCCAGGAGGCCGTCCCAG AAGCTCCTACGATTGACCTAAAGAACACGGTTGTTCAGAAGAACCTGAAGGCTAAATCTACCCTTGACGCTCGTTCTAAGACACCCTCTGAAGATCCCACTGAAGCCCACAAAAGCCACAAAACATATTATGCTG GTGTTGCCATGGCAGCCGCAATCGCTCTCCTAGCAACAGGCACCTCGCTGATCTACCTGAGCGACTAA